The nucleotide sequence TTCTGGCGCCGGGCAAGACTGCCCCTGGCCGTCAGTCTCGCCTCTACGCTCGCCGGGCCCGCATTCGGCGTCAGTTTCAATATCGGTGAAATCGAAGGTAGTTTTGACTCGTCGCTTTCTGTGGGGGCGAGCTGGTCGACAGCCAAGCCCAACCAGGACCTGATCGGTGCCAACAACGGCGGCAACGGTCTGTCCCAGACCTCCGATGACGGCCACTTGAACTTCAAGCGTGGCGAAACGTTCTCGAAGATTTTCAAGGGCATTCATGACCTGGAGTTGAAATACGGCGACACCGGCGTGTTTGTGCGCGGCAAGTACTGGTATGACTTCGAACTGCAGGATGAGAGCCGCGAGTTCAAGGACATCAGCAACAACAACCGCAAAGAGGGCGCCAAGTCTTCTGGCGGGCAGATTCTCGATGCGTTTATCTACCACAACTACTCCATTGCCGATCAGCCCGGCAACGTGCGGTTCGGTAAGCAGGTAGTGAGCTGGGGTGAAAGTACTTTCATCGGTGGTGGCATCAACTCCATTAACCCGATCGATGTGTCTGCATTCCGTCGTCCGGGCGCCGAAATCAAGGAAGGTTTGATTCCGGTCAACATGTTCTACGTGTCGCAGACCCTGACCGATAACTTGTCGGCGGAAGCCTTTTATCAGTTGGAATGGGACCAGACCGTTACCGATAACTGCGGCACTTTCTTCTCTCAGCCTGATGTTATTTCCGATGGCTGCAGTGACAATTTGCGAGTATTGAACAGCCGTCGCTTCCTACCCGCCGGAGTACTGCCAGGGCTCGCCGCAAATGGCGTCGACGTTAACAACGAGGGCGTATTGGTGCGTCGCGGCCCGGATCGTGATGCGCGCGACAGTGGTCAGTTCGGTGTCGCGTTCCATTACAACTACGAGCCTCTGGATACAGAGTTCGGCGCTTACTTCATGAACTACCACAGCCGCGCTCCGATCTTCAGTGCCCAGGGCGCCCCGCAATCGAAATACACCGGCGCAACGCCAGGTGTGCCTGGTCAATTGCGTCCGCTGGTGGTCGCGGGTAACTCCAATTATTTCGTTGAGTACCCAGAGGATATTCGTCTCTATGGCTTGAGTTTCTCCACCACCCTGCCCACGGGGACTGCATGGAGCGGCGAGTTTAGCTACCGTCCTAATGCCCCGGTCCAACTGAGCACCACCGACATCCTGTTTGCCGGTGTGAAACCTATTGGTGGGCCGGTCCTCGGCAATGCGTCGTTGCTCAACGGGGCTCCGGGCCAGGACTTGCATGGTTATCGTCGTAAGGAAATCAGCCAGTTCCAAACGACATTTACCCACTTCTTCGACCAAGTCATGGGCGCTAGCCGTTTGACCCTGGTGGGTGAAGTAGGTGTAACCCATGTGGGTGGTCTGGAGAGCAAGTCGGATGTGCGCTACGGTCGTGACCCTGTCTTCGGCCCTGGTACGCTGCCGAATAATGCCTGTGCGGCGTTGAACACGTCTACGGCTCAAGGCGCCGGCCTGGCAAATGCCAACGGACTGAACACTAACTGCAACAACGATGGCTTCACCACTGCCACTTCCTGGGGGTATCGCGGTCGGGCTATCTGGGAATACCCGGACGTTTTCGCCGGCGTAAACCTCAAGCCAAACGTGGCATGGTCCCATGACGTCAAGGGGTACTCCCCGGGTCCTGGCGCCAACTTCGAAGAGGGCCGCAAAGCCGTCAGTCTGGGCCTGGATGCCGAATACCAGAACACCTACACCGCCAGCCTGAACTACACCAACTTTTTCGGTGGTGATTTCAGCACGGTGAATGACCGCGACTTCGTCGCCCTGAGCTTCGGCGCCAACTTCTAAGCACACTGTATTTTCAGGAAGACCAGAACATGAAAATAACCAAAAGTCTGTTGCACGTGGGTGTGCTTGGGCTGTCGATCCTGGCGAGCAATGTCATGGCGGCAGTGTCGACGGATGAGGCCGCCAAGCTGGGCACGACCCTGACGCCGATGGGCGCGGAAATGGCCGGTAACGCGGCCGGCACCATCCCGAAATGGTCGCCGATGCCGACCAACGCCGGCGCTGTGGATGCCAAAGGTTTCCTCGCCAACCCGTACGCCAGTGAACAACCGCAATTCACCATCACCGCGCAGAACGTCGAGCAGTACAAAGACAAGCTGGCACCGGGGCAGTACGCGATGTTCAAGCGTTACCCGGAAACCTTCAAGATGCCGGTCTACCCGACCCATCGCGGCGCTACCGTACCGGCCGATGTGTTCGCCTCCATCAAGAAGAACGCCACCACCACCAACCTCGTGTCTGGCGGCAACGGCCTGGAAAACTTCGAAACCGCCATACCGTTCCCGATCCCGAAAAGCGGCGTG is from Pseudomonas marginalis and encodes:
- a CDS encoding DUF1302 domain-containing protein — its product is MTSVNQFWRRARLPLAVSLASTLAGPAFGVSFNIGEIEGSFDSSLSVGASWSTAKPNQDLIGANNGGNGLSQTSDDGHLNFKRGETFSKIFKGIHDLELKYGDTGVFVRGKYWYDFELQDESREFKDISNNNRKEGAKSSGGQILDAFIYHNYSIADQPGNVRFGKQVVSWGESTFIGGGINSINPIDVSAFRRPGAEIKEGLIPVNMFYVSQTLTDNLSAEAFYQLEWDQTVTDNCGTFFSQPDVISDGCSDNLRVLNSRRFLPAGVLPGLAANGVDVNNEGVLVRRGPDRDARDSGQFGVAFHYNYEPLDTEFGAYFMNYHSRAPIFSAQGAPQSKYTGATPGVPGQLRPLVVAGNSNYFVEYPEDIRLYGLSFSTTLPTGTAWSGEFSYRPNAPVQLSTTDILFAGVKPIGGPVLGNASLLNGAPGQDLHGYRRKEISQFQTTFTHFFDQVMGASRLTLVGEVGVTHVGGLESKSDVRYGRDPVFGPGTLPNNACAALNTSTAQGAGLANANGLNTNCNNDGFTTATSWGYRGRAIWEYPDVFAGVNLKPNVAWSHDVKGYSPGPGANFEEGRKAVSLGLDAEYQNTYTASLNYTNFFGGDFSTVNDRDFVALSFGANF